Proteins encoded by one window of Dryocola sp. LX212:
- a CDS encoding HNH endonuclease, which yields MRPVQKGISPIAGDFGKYEDAKPELVSRLGLYCSYCERKIVTLLAVEHIEPKDGVYGKPALEKRWSNFLLACTNCNSCKGSGKVNFRRFIFPDRDNTFHAYKYNVDGSIALAPHLSQRQKVMARNTLRLVGLDKPIQVFTDSNNEQVALDRVAQRMEAFGVAQVALSLMLSEPNSNALKQSITNNAVENGFFSIWMTVFDSYPEMKLKFIQAFNGTVNSGCFDMVTGGSITPAPNSDNLNYGGKI from the coding sequence ATGCGACCGGTACAAAAGGGAATTTCTCCTATTGCTGGTGATTTTGGTAAGTATGAAGATGCTAAACCAGAGTTAGTGAGTCGTTTAGGCCTTTATTGCAGTTATTGTGAAAGAAAAATTGTAACGTTATTAGCAGTTGAGCATATTGAACCCAAAGATGGTGTCTATGGGAAACCAGCCCTAGAAAAACGTTGGTCTAACTTTTTGTTAGCTTGTACCAACTGCAACTCATGTAAAGGTAGTGGAAAGGTTAACTTCCGTCGGTTTATTTTTCCTGATAGAGACAATACATTCCATGCTTATAAATATAATGTAGATGGCAGTATTGCTTTGGCTCCACATCTTTCGCAACGACAAAAAGTAATGGCAAGAAATACGCTGCGCTTAGTTGGCTTAGATAAACCTATACAAGTTTTTACCGATTCAAATAATGAGCAAGTTGCGCTGGATCGAGTAGCTCAAAGAATGGAGGCTTTTGGGGTTGCACAAGTTGCTCTGTCACTAATGTTGAGTGAACCAAACAGTAATGCTTTAAAGCAAAGCATTACTAACAATGCCGTTGAAAATGGTTTTTTTAGTATATGGATGACGGTATTTGACAGCTATCCTGAGATGAAATTGAAATTTATTCAAGCTTTCAATGGTACAGTAAACAGCGGATGTTTTGATATGGTTACCGGTGGAAGTATTACACCAGCACCAAACTCAGATAATTTGAACTACGGTGGAAAAATTTAA
- a CDS encoding AAA family ATPase, protein MKLNTLSVKNFRCYKERAFQFHPNINLIVGQNATGKTALLDAVSIAIASWILGFKKKNDKKSLEPTDATLSYFEKEGEPQFVEAWPVVVAASGIVKGKKIDWERSKASPSGNTRYGDASDLIALAKECDTSLEKDVSLPLISYYGTMRLWQDPKVSRTTPLLSKSNSKPSRLDGYKYCVDPRIGLKELIAWFARQEWHAYQLGKESTILTVVRKAVISCIENAEHLYYDPKRSELILKFRDSEPQPFSMLSDGQRCVLALIADIAQKAALLNPHLGEEVLEKTEGVVLIDELDLHLHPKWQRHVIEDLRTTFPEIQFIFTSHSPFLIQSLRSSEELIMLDGLVPAQLANKTLEDIADGIMDVNTPEVSHRYTEMKGVAKEYLKTLNEAKTAPEDKLQQYKDRLANSLAPYADNPAFQAFLEMQRVAKLGE, encoded by the coding sequence TTGAAACTAAATACTCTGTCGGTAAAAAACTTTCGTTGTTATAAAGAAAGAGCCTTCCAGTTCCATCCAAACATCAACTTGATCGTTGGTCAAAATGCGACAGGTAAGACAGCTTTGTTGGATGCTGTTTCTATCGCTATTGCATCTTGGATATTGGGATTTAAAAAGAAGAACGACAAAAAAAGCTTAGAGCCAACGGATGCTACTTTGTCTTATTTTGAGAAAGAAGGTGAGCCTCAATTTGTTGAAGCATGGCCAGTAGTGGTAGCAGCATCAGGTATCGTAAAAGGGAAAAAAATAGACTGGGAGCGTTCCAAGGCCTCGCCTAGTGGCAACACTCGCTATGGGGACGCAAGTGATTTGATTGCTTTAGCAAAAGAATGCGATACTAGTTTAGAAAAAGACGTTTCTCTACCTTTAATCAGTTATTACGGTACGATGCGTTTATGGCAAGATCCCAAAGTATCCAGGACCACTCCATTACTAAGCAAATCTAATAGCAAACCCTCTAGGTTAGATGGATACAAATACTGCGTGGATCCTCGAATTGGCTTAAAGGAGCTAATTGCTTGGTTTGCTCGCCAAGAATGGCACGCTTACCAATTAGGGAAAGAATCAACCATTCTTACGGTGGTTCGTAAAGCGGTAATAAGTTGTATCGAAAATGCAGAACATCTTTATTATGATCCTAAAAGATCAGAATTAATATTAAAATTTCGGGATTCTGAACCTCAGCCATTTAGTATGCTGAGTGATGGCCAACGATGTGTTTTAGCATTGATTGCTGATATTGCTCAAAAAGCAGCGCTTTTAAATCCCCATTTGGGTGAGGAGGTGCTAGAAAAAACTGAAGGTGTTGTTTTAATCGATGAACTCGATTTACATCTTCATCCAAAATGGCAGCGGCATGTGATAGAAGATTTACGGACAACATTCCCGGAAATCCAATTTATTTTCACTTCACACTCTCCATTCTTAATACAATCCCTCCGTTCAAGTGAAGAACTTATAATGCTTGATGGCTTGGTTCCTGCTCAACTAGCGAACAAAACCCTTGAAGATATCGCTGACGGGATAATGGATGTGAATACACCTGAGGTAAGTCACAGATATACTGAAATGAAAGGAGTTGCAAAAGAATATTTGAAAACTCTCAATGAAGCAAAAACCGCACCTGAAGACAAGTTACAGCAGTATAAAGATAGATTGGCTAATTCGTTGGCTCCATATGCAGACAACCCTGCTTTTCAAGCTTTTTTGGAGATGCAACGTGTGGCGAAGTTAGGAGAATAG
- a CDS encoding integrase: protein MARQTKPLSVKEIESAKPKEADYVLYDGDGLELLIKSTGSKIWQFRYIRPVTKKRAKKSIGSYPAVTLADARNYRAESRSLLAKQIDPQEHQQEQLRSSLEAKTNTFQHVAERWWKVKKVSVTEDYAEDIWRSLERDVFPAIGDINVTEIKAHTLVQAVQPVQARGALETVRRLCQRINEVMVYAQNTGLIDAVPSVNIGKAFEKPQKKNMPSIRPDQLPQLMQTMRTANIILPTRCLFMWQLLTITRPAEAAEAYWDEVDLEAREWKIPASRMKMNRDHTVPLSDEAMAVLEMMKPLSGNREFIFPSRIKPNQPMNSQTVNASLKRAGFGGVLVSHGLRSIASTALNEQGFPPDVIEAALAHVDKNEVRRAYNRSDYLEQRRPMMQWWADFVMAADRGSMIEGGMKGMRLVG, encoded by the coding sequence ATGGCAAGACAAACCAAACCTTTATCCGTTAAGGAAATCGAATCCGCCAAACCAAAGGAAGCTGACTACGTTCTTTACGATGGCGATGGCCTTGAGCTACTCATCAAATCAACCGGTAGCAAAATATGGCAGTTCCGCTACATTCGCCCTGTTACCAAAAAGCGTGCGAAGAAGAGCATTGGCTCCTACCCGGCAGTTACCCTTGCCGATGCCAGAAACTATCGAGCAGAGTCTCGCTCTCTCCTGGCAAAACAAATCGATCCTCAGGAACATCAACAAGAACAACTACGCAGTTCGCTTGAAGCCAAAACCAATACTTTCCAACACGTGGCTGAGCGTTGGTGGAAAGTAAAGAAAGTCAGTGTGACAGAAGACTACGCCGAAGATATTTGGCGCTCTCTCGAGAGAGATGTTTTCCCTGCGATTGGTGATATCAATGTCACCGAAATCAAAGCTCATACTCTGGTTCAGGCCGTTCAACCTGTTCAGGCCAGAGGAGCACTGGAAACCGTCCGTCGCCTGTGCCAACGAATCAATGAGGTCATGGTTTATGCTCAAAATACTGGCCTAATTGATGCGGTTCCTAGCGTCAATATTGGCAAAGCCTTTGAGAAGCCTCAGAAAAAGAACATGCCAAGTATCCGTCCAGACCAGCTACCGCAACTCATGCAAACCATGCGTACTGCCAACATTATCCTACCAACACGATGCCTATTCATGTGGCAACTTCTTACTATCACCCGTCCTGCCGAAGCGGCTGAAGCTTACTGGGATGAAGTTGATCTGGAAGCGCGAGAATGGAAAATTCCCGCATCACGAATGAAAATGAACCGTGACCATACCGTTCCTTTATCAGATGAGGCAATGGCTGTTCTGGAAATGATGAAGCCGTTAAGCGGCAACCGAGAATTTATATTCCCTAGCCGTATCAAACCCAACCAGCCAATGAATAGCCAGACCGTTAACGCGTCGCTAAAACGTGCAGGTTTTGGAGGTGTGCTCGTTTCACACGGTTTGCGTTCTATCGCCAGTACAGCCCTTAACGAACAGGGTTTTCCACCTGACGTTATTGAAGCGGCATTGGCCCACGTGGATAAGAATGAGGTTCGCCGCGCTTATAACCGCAGCGATTACCTTGAGCAGCGACGGCCAATGATGCAGTGGTGGGCTGATTTTGTGATGGCTGCGGATCGTGGAAGCATGATTGAAGGTGGGATGAAAGGAATGCGGTTAGTTGGATGA